In a genomic window of Pedobacter sp. KBS0701:
- a CDS encoding lactate dehydrogenase yields MKAIAYNIKPDEKEWLVLANYKKHDITIIANSLTADTLSFATGKEALLVFNNDELSGNMILGLRALGIKYIATSSSQTDHLDLTAAGLAGMKIANVPLLSDQADTKARMEQVIKNLDQWAAGKCVGKACCCQNDCATAKKL; encoded by the coding sequence ATGAAAGCTATAGCTTACAACATTAAGCCCGATGAAAAGGAATGGTTGGTACTGGCCAATTATAAAAAACACGATATCACCATAATTGCCAATAGCTTAACAGCCGATACGCTTTCATTTGCAACCGGTAAAGAAGCCCTTCTGGTTTTTAATAACGATGAACTCAGTGGTAACATGATATTAGGACTTAGGGCGCTTGGTATCAAGTATATCGCAACTTCATCTTCACAAACAGATCACCTCGACCTTACCGCTGCCGGACTTGCCGGTATGAAGATTGCCAATGTGCCATTGCTTTCCGATCAGGCCGATACCAAGGCGAGGATGGAGCAGGTTATCAAAAACCTCGATCAGTGGGCAGCTGGTAAATGCGTAGGCAAAGCCTGCTGCTGCCAGAACGATTGTGCAACGGCTAAAAAACTGTAA
- the hemN gene encoding oxygen-independent coproporphyrinogen III oxidase, giving the protein MESAELLKKYNVAAPRYTSYPTVPYWDIKNFNANGWLASVANTYLSYKEEGISLYIHLPFCESLCTYCGCNTRITKNHSVEAPYIQALLAEWGMYVDALREKPKLKELHLGGGTPTFFSAENLGLLINGIMQNATLAPDAELSFEAHPANTSNAHLTALYQLGFKRLSLGIQDFDPKVQFLINRFQTPEQVVKVTGEAREIGYTSINFDLIYGLPGQSISGLTATINEVITMQPDRIAFYSYAHVPWLKPGQRHYTEKDIPAGDEKFALYQFGRKLLLEAGYKDVGMDHFALKSDLLFQSMATDKLHRNFMGYTSQHTHLLIGLGVSSISDSWTAFAQNPKTVEAYLEKIAQKLLPVEKGHFLTDEDLTVRKHILNIMCRANTAYSEGIPEKVHERLLPLLNDKLVLITEKEIRITTKGKSFLRNVCMAFDEKLWLKQPKTQLFSSSI; this is encoded by the coding sequence ATGGAAAGTGCCGAATTGCTTAAAAAATATAATGTAGCCGCCCCACGCTATACCAGTTATCCAACTGTTCCGTACTGGGATATTAAAAATTTTAATGCAAATGGTTGGCTGGCCAGTGTGGCCAACACTTACCTCAGCTATAAAGAGGAAGGCATCAGTTTGTATATCCACCTTCCGTTTTGCGAAAGCCTGTGTACCTATTGTGGTTGTAATACCCGTATTACCAAGAATCATTCGGTAGAGGCGCCTTACATCCAGGCTTTACTTGCAGAATGGGGCATGTATGTGGATGCCTTGCGGGAGAAACCTAAACTAAAAGAACTGCATCTCGGTGGCGGAACGCCTACTTTTTTTAGTGCAGAAAATCTCGGGCTACTCATTAACGGCATTATGCAAAATGCTACTTTGGCTCCTGATGCCGAACTCTCTTTTGAGGCGCATCCGGCCAATACCAGCAACGCACATTTAACAGCACTCTACCAGCTTGGTTTTAAAAGATTAAGTTTGGGGATACAGGATTTTGATCCGAAAGTTCAATTTTTGATTAACCGTTTTCAAACACCTGAACAGGTAGTTAAAGTAACTGGCGAAGCAAGGGAAATCGGTTATACTTCCATCAATTTTGATCTGATTTATGGCCTTCCGGGACAAAGCATTTCTGGATTAACAGCTACCATAAATGAAGTAATTACCATGCAGCCAGACCGCATTGCCTTTTATAGTTACGCACATGTGCCCTGGTTAAAACCCGGGCAAAGGCATTACACCGAAAAGGATATTCCCGCGGGAGATGAAAAATTTGCGCTTTATCAGTTTGGCAGAAAGCTACTGCTTGAAGCCGGTTATAAAGATGTGGGAATGGATCATTTTGCACTGAAAAGCGATCTTTTGTTTCAATCGATGGCAACAGATAAACTCCACCGGAATTTTATGGGTTACACCAGTCAGCATACCCATTTACTTATCGGGCTCGGCGTTTCGTCGATCAGCGATAGTTGGACTGCCTTTGCGCAGAACCCTAAAACGGTAGAAGCTTATTTAGAAAAAATAGCACAGAAATTATTACCTGTAGAAAAAGGACATTTTTTAACGGATGAAGACCTCACCGTAAGAAAGCACATTCTTAATATCATGTGCAGGGCCAATACTGCGTACAGCGAAGGCATTCCCGAAAAGGTACATGAGCGGCTTTTACCCTTGTTAAACGATAAACTGGTCTTGATAACTGAAAAAGAAATCAGGATTACCACCAAAGGAAAGTCCTTCCTGAGAAATGTTTGCATGGCATTCGACGAAAAATTATGGCTTAAGCAGCCTAAAACACAACTATTCAGTTCATCAATATAA